The following coding sequences are from one Anaerolineae bacterium window:
- the cas7i gene encoding type I-B CRISPR-associated protein Cas7/Cst2/DevR encodes MAFVTGLMLIDAPASALNNLGSIPGARTDNTVGVKMIRAGDGAYPYVSAQAFRYWLRRTLESAHLGWQAAPVYREEKVAYTDANPIKWWDDDLFGYMRAPSKRASAREKREADTSRADETPTTETVTRVSPFRVSTLVSIAPVSITEDFGTMSRQEGDPVPHEHQFYRTTLKGLYSLDLRACGTFSYADRTGYLNLDEERLRQAQEAGLERLDSVKCYRLPRKERLRRVVALFEGLAHLEGGAKQTLHYTDVAPALVVMAVTKGGNHVFGHVIGANSRRLPELKLDALREALTVFADDILSDVYVGWVKGYLDDERAKLEAFAQTPEGSRIQISHPREAYQALISDLKGNPHWLD; translated from the coding sequence ATGGCGTTCGTTACCGGATTGATGCTGATAGACGCTCCCGCTTCCGCCCTCAACAACTTGGGCAGCATTCCGGGAGCCCGTACCGACAACACGGTCGGTGTGAAGATGATCCGCGCTGGCGATGGCGCCTATCCCTACGTGTCAGCCCAGGCGTTCCGCTACTGGCTGAGGCGGACCCTGGAGAGCGCACACCTGGGCTGGCAGGCAGCACCTGTCTACCGCGAGGAGAAAGTCGCCTACACCGACGCCAACCCCATCAAGTGGTGGGATGATGACCTCTTCGGCTACATGCGGGCTCCTTCGAAGCGCGCTTCGGCCCGCGAGAAGCGGGAAGCCGACACTTCCCGGGCGGATGAAACGCCCACCACCGAAACCGTGACTCGCGTGTCGCCCTTCCGGGTGAGCACCCTCGTCTCCATCGCGCCGGTGAGTATCACAGAAGACTTTGGCACTATGTCTCGGCAGGAGGGTGACCCGGTACCTCACGAGCACCAGTTCTATCGCACCACTCTGAAGGGGCTCTACTCCCTGGATCTGCGCGCCTGTGGGACCTTCTCCTATGCTGACCGAACCGGGTACCTGAACCTCGACGAGGAACGACTCCGCCAGGCACAGGAAGCGGGGCTCGAGCGGCTCGACTCTGTGAAATGCTACCGCCTCCCCCGCAAGGAACGCCTGCGACGGGTCGTGGCCCTCTTCGAGGGTCTGGCGCATCTGGAAGGGGGGGCCAAGCAGACTCTTCACTACACGGACGTAGCCCCAGCTCTGGTAGTCATGGCCGTCACCAAGGGCGGCAACCACGTCTTCGGACACGTCATCGGCGCCAACTCCCGCCGGCTGCCCGAACTGAAGCTCGATGCTCTCAGGGAAGCCCTGACCGTGTTCGCCGACGACATCCTGTCGGACGTGTACGTAGGCTGGGTCAAGGGGTACCTGGATGACGAGCGAGCCAAGCTGGAGGCCTTCGCCCAGACCCCCGAGGGCAGCAGAATCCAGATAAGCCACCCGCGGGAGGCCTACCAGGCACTCATCTCGGACCTGAAGGGCAATCCTCACTGGCTCGACTGA
- the cas5 gene encoding CRISPR-associated protein Cas5, with translation MRVLKVVAEGLTTSFRYPLFMLQVHPTFLMPPPATIYGHISSALGEWFDPEGVRFAYHFHHDGTVRDIEHVIVLSASTGKLKGTDYPKVLEGNVNPFERDMFFRPRLTLYVNRPEWESAFRSPRYAVALGRSQDLFTYTSIEVVELEQAECAYFENTILPHEMAIEVQRGLAVLMPRFLDYAHNRRPHFQQYLVVTDRVRLPNEEGRRFAQEQQRLYWVDPASEEDDGAHLGLAFHGFLEEAHAT, from the coding sequence ATGCGGGTACTCAAGGTAGTGGCGGAAGGGCTCACCACCTCCTTCCGCTACCCCCTCTTTATGCTGCAGGTCCATCCCACGTTCCTGATGCCGCCGCCGGCCACAATCTACGGCCACATCAGTAGCGCTCTGGGGGAGTGGTTCGACCCAGAAGGGGTACGCTTCGCCTACCACTTCCACCACGACGGCACGGTCAGGGACATCGAGCACGTCATCGTGCTCAGTGCGTCAACCGGCAAGCTGAAAGGAACCGACTACCCGAAGGTGCTGGAAGGCAACGTCAATCCTTTCGAGCGGGACATGTTCTTCCGGCCCCGGCTCACCCTGTACGTGAACCGACCGGAGTGGGAGAGCGCCTTCCGCAGCCCCCGCTATGCCGTGGCCCTGGGGCGTTCGCAAGACCTCTTCACTTACACCAGCATCGAGGTGGTCGAGCTCGAGCAGGCAGAGTGCGCCTACTTCGAGAACACCATCCTTCCCCACGAAATGGCCATCGAGGTCCAGCGCGGGCTGGCTGTTCTGATGCCCCGCTTCCTCGACTACGCCCACAACCGACGTCCTCACTTCCAGCAGTACCTGGTAGTCACGGATAGGGTGAGGCTTCCCAATGAGGAAGGACGGCGCTTCGCTCAGGAACAGCAACGGCTGTATTGGGTAGACCCCGCGTCGGAAGAGGACGACGGTGCCCACCTGGGCCTGGCCTTCCACGGCTTCCTGGAGGAAGCCCATGCCACCTGA
- the cas3 gene encoding CRISPR-associated helicase Cas3' yields MPPEAWPSWLDHVWAKSPPRGGTQGETLAQHTWETLERLADFARLRPGLPGSLGLECLWRVLFWGAFLHDFGKVAAKFQEVLRNQGRWEHRHEVLSLAFLDWVVLGFSQSEQPWLVAAVASHHKDASELAELYDPPEDPEEDQLLAAVADLPDEDVRGLWRWLQSCSQRWVNDLGFDRLGVSCPPMYGDASQALALVRQSGVQRVHHWLRVYQRFVRQLRQGAAAREVTAALALRGHIINADHSASAHAGPLPRPRFDADRVLASRGLTWANLDAHQVASSETPGSAVLIAPTGSGKTEAGLLWAAAQGKSDGSPSRLFYTLPYQASMNAMKLRLDSTFGPADVGLQHGRSLLSLYRMLLEEGDDPRETARNARRARDLARLNYPPVRVLSPYQILKAMYRLKGYEAQLSDYHGAVFIFDEIHAYEPARLAMILETVAYLRENYGASFFVMSATLPTLVRERLKKALDAPTEIVADAAAYERFRRHRLHLLDGEVLTAGNLQRIAADARAGKSVLVVCNVVRRAQEVYGLLRRLLTHEGSHVELLHGRFHLKDRLAKEALVRESAGLASTSRRPVVLVATQVVEVSLDVDFDTVYSDPAPLEALVQRLGRVNRRGRHGDLAPVHIFREPADGQGIYSEELVGSGLRVLEKVNGREVDESAVGDWLDEAYAGAAAVAWEEEYEHSAGEFSATCVTAMRPFDADPALEDLFYRAFDSIEVLPADLHDDFFSLQDSEPIRANELLVPISWRRYCALRGLSLATPRDGDTPPVVHVPYNSELGLLFEGSGSSSEDDPGDC; encoded by the coding sequence ATGCCACCTGAGGCGTGGCCCAGTTGGCTCGACCACGTCTGGGCCAAGAGCCCGCCCAGAGGCGGCACCCAGGGCGAGACGCTGGCCCAGCACACCTGGGAGACCCTGGAGCGGCTGGCCGACTTTGCTCGGCTCAGGCCGGGTCTGCCCGGATCCTTGGGCCTCGAATGCCTCTGGCGTGTCCTGTTTTGGGGGGCCTTCCTGCACGACTTCGGCAAGGTCGCCGCCAAGTTCCAGGAGGTGCTGCGCAACCAGGGACGGTGGGAACACCGTCACGAAGTGCTATCGCTGGCATTCCTCGATTGGGTCGTGCTGGGGTTCAGCCAGTCAGAGCAACCCTGGCTAGTGGCCGCGGTCGCTTCCCACCACAAGGATGCCAGCGAACTGGCTGAGCTCTACGACCCACCCGAGGACCCGGAAGAAGATCAGCTGCTGGCTGCGGTGGCTGACCTGCCGGACGAGGACGTCCGCGGCCTATGGCGTTGGCTGCAATCCTGCAGCCAACGCTGGGTCAACGATCTGGGCTTCGATCGTCTAGGTGTGTCCTGTCCCCCAATGTACGGCGACGCCAGCCAGGCGTTAGCACTGGTGCGACAAAGCGGAGTGCAGCGGGTTCATCACTGGCTCCGGGTGTATCAGCGCTTCGTCAGGCAACTGCGCCAGGGCGCCGCCGCGAGAGAGGTCACTGCGGCCCTGGCGCTCCGAGGACACATCATCAACGCCGACCACAGCGCCTCCGCCCATGCCGGGCCCCTGCCTCGACCCCGGTTCGACGCCGATCGAGTGCTGGCAAGTCGAGGTCTGACGTGGGCCAACCTCGATGCACACCAGGTAGCCAGCAGCGAGACCCCAGGCTCGGCCGTGCTGATCGCGCCTACCGGCAGCGGCAAGACGGAGGCGGGCCTACTGTGGGCCGCCGCCCAGGGTAAGTCGGACGGCAGCCCCAGCCGCCTGTTCTACACTCTGCCCTATCAGGCGAGCATGAATGCCATGAAGCTGCGCCTGGATAGCACGTTCGGCCCAGCCGACGTCGGGTTGCAGCACGGGCGCAGTCTGCTCTCCCTGTATCGCATGCTCCTTGAGGAAGGCGATGACCCCCGAGAGACGGCAAGGAACGCCCGACGCGCCCGCGACTTGGCCCGGCTCAACTACCCCCCGGTGCGAGTGCTCAGCCCGTACCAGATACTCAAGGCCATGTACCGCCTAAAGGGCTACGAGGCCCAGCTGAGCGACTACCACGGTGCTGTGTTCATCTTTGATGAGATACACGCCTACGAGCCCGCCCGGTTGGCCATGATTCTCGAGACGGTGGCCTACCTGCGGGAGAACTACGGCGCCAGCTTCTTCGTCATGAGCGCCACTCTGCCCACCCTCGTCCGGGAGCGGCTGAAGAAGGCACTGGACGCCCCCACCGAGATCGTTGCCGACGCGGCCGCATACGAGCGCTTCCGGCGTCACCGCCTTCACCTGCTGGATGGGGAGGTGCTTACAGCTGGCAACCTGCAGCGGATCGCGGCCGACGCCCGGGCCGGCAAGTCGGTACTGGTGGTCTGCAACGTGGTCCGCCGGGCCCAGGAGGTCTACGGCCTCTTGCGCAGGCTCCTCACGCACGAGGGGTCGCACGTGGAGCTGCTGCACGGGCGGTTTCACCTCAAGGACCGACTGGCCAAGGAGGCGTTGGTTCGGGAGAGCGCCGGCCTGGCTAGCACCAGCAGGCGGCCAGTAGTGCTGGTGGCCACCCAGGTAGTCGAGGTCAGCCTCGATGTTGATTTCGATACCGTCTACTCGGACCCCGCGCCTCTGGAAGCTCTGGTTCAGCGCCTCGGCCGGGTGAACCGCAGGGGAAGGCACGGCGACCTGGCGCCGGTGCACATCTTCCGCGAGCCTGCCGACGGTCAAGGCATCTACTCCGAAGAGCTGGTGGGCAGCGGCCTGCGGGTTCTGGAGAAGGTCAACGGCCGGGAGGTGGATGAAAGTGCGGTCGGCGACTGGCTTGATGAAGCATACGCTGGCGCGGCGGCAGTCGCCTGGGAGGAGGAGTACGAGCACTCGGCCGGCGAGTTCTCCGCTACCTGCGTGACCGCCATGCGCCCCTTCGATGCCGACCCGGCTCTGGAGGATCTCTTCTACCGGGCCTTCGACAGCATCGAGGTGCTTCCTGCCGACCTGCACGACGACTTCTTCTCCCTTCAGGACTCGGAGCCTATCAGGGCCAACGAGCTGCTGGTGCCCATCTCCTGGCGGCGCTATTGCGCCTTGCGCGGGTTATCCCTGGCAACCCCTCGCGATGGCGACACTCCACCTGTGGTGCACGTTCCCTACAACTCTGAGCTCGGCCTGCTATTCGAGGGATCGGGTAGCTCGAGTGAGGACGATCCGGGCGATTGCTGA
- the cas6 gene encoding CRISPR system precrRNA processing endoribonuclease RAMP protein Cas6, whose product MLTTHQLHITCRALTPIHFNQHKGSAIRGALFAAIRGYDHPHAQWSGFCANKAAPHCSQCPVSTVCPVMRLVSTLDERGTFGRDAPRPYVINPPLGPKADYLPDEELAFDLLLVGEAGQLFPYVVLALDRLAHEGLGQRREDSDGHWRRGTAQVIRIDAVHPLRGHTAPVLREGDKVVQVPSLPVTHEDVEQAAAHLPTMGPLTLQLLTPLRLVDRGRLVKEPQFRPLIQRLLERFKSLAENFGGGPVPYDIGDLRDRARAVRLVEDRTRWVDLRGYSGRLGRGQEIGGLVGRVTYEADDWEPFTPWLVWGTLLHAGKNAVKGDGWFAVRRAW is encoded by the coding sequence ATGCTCACCACCCACCAACTCCACATCACCTGCCGAGCCCTCACCCCCATCCACTTCAACCAGCACAAGGGCTCCGCCATCCGCGGGGCCCTCTTCGCCGCCATCCGCGGCTACGACCACCCCCACGCCCAGTGGTCCGGCTTCTGCGCCAACAAGGCCGCCCCCCACTGCTCCCAGTGCCCCGTCAGCACCGTCTGCCCCGTCATGCGCCTCGTCTCCACCCTCGACGAGCGCGGCACCTTCGGCCGAGACGCCCCCCGACCCTACGTCATCAACCCACCCCTCGGGCCCAAGGCCGACTACCTCCCCGACGAGGAACTCGCCTTCGACCTCCTCCTCGTGGGCGAGGCGGGCCAGCTCTTCCCCTACGTCGTCCTGGCCCTGGACCGGCTCGCCCACGAGGGTCTGGGCCAAAGGCGCGAGGATAGCGACGGACACTGGCGCCGCGGCACCGCCCAGGTGATCCGCATAGACGCCGTCCACCCCCTCCGAGGCCACACCGCCCCCGTCCTGCGCGAGGGGGACAAGGTGGTGCAGGTGCCCTCCCTCCCCGTCACCCACGAGGACGTCGAGCAGGCGGCGGCGCATCTGCCCACCATGGGGCCCCTCACCCTCCAGCTCCTCACCCCCCTCCGGCTGGTGGACCGGGGCCGGCTGGTGAAAGAGCCCCAGTTCCGGCCCCTCATCCAGCGGCTGCTGGAGCGGTTCAAGAGCCTGGCCGAGAACTTCGGCGGCGGCCCGGTCCCCTACGACATCGGCGACCTGCGCGATCGGGCCCGGGCAGTGCGCCTGGTCGAGGACAGGACCCGTTGGGTGGACCTGCGGGGGTACAGCGGTCGGCTGGGCCGGGGCCAGGAGATCGGCGGGCTGGTGGGCCGGGTAACCTACGAGGCCGACGACTGGGAGCCCTTCACCCCCTGGCTAGTGTGGGGGACGCTGCTGCACGCGGGGAAGAACGCGGTCAAGGGGGATGGGTGGTTTGCGGTGCGGAGGGCGTGGTGA